In Burkholderia sp. WP9, a genomic segment contains:
- a CDS encoding molybdopterin oxidoreductase family protein — protein MNAPTEHARVVCPHDCPDTCAMRVTVEAGRAIKVFADPEHPPTQGALCTKVSRYAERVHHPQRLTAPMKRVGRKGEGHFEPISWDEAFQLAARRLSEIAGRAPEAILPYSYAGTMGLVQGDSIAQRFFHKLGASQLDRTICAAAGAAGLKYTYGASLGMLTEFFDESEVILIWGSNPIASNLHFWTRAQQAKRRGARLIAIDPYRSLTAEKCHQHIALKPGTDGALALGMINVLITENLLDHEYIAAYTLGFDQLKPRALSYSPSRVADICGIDASVIVDLARLYGSTKKAAIRMNYGLQRVRGGGNAVRAIACLPSLTGAWRERAGGALLSSGGWAPVDSHALQRPDLMPGWPTRTSRVINMNAIGDALLHKGDAAFGPKIESIVVYNSNPVAVAPDSERVAAGFAREDLFTIVLEHFQTDTADYADLLLPATTQLEHLDVHKSYGHTHVMVNLPAIAPVGQAVPNTEIFRGIARHMGLEEPALFESDETVAQAAFSWQDRTLEGVDWESLKKTGWARLNLPDAPFAEGGFRTPSGKCEFYSERLAQQGLDPLPDYLPPHESADGAPELAARYPLAMISPPARNFLNSTFVNVESLRSTEGEPHLDMHPADAQSREIVNGDQVRIFNDRGSMQARVRVTDKAREGLVVGLSIWWKKLAPDGRNANQVTSQALTDLGGSATFYDCLVEVERV, from the coding sequence ATGAATGCTCCGACTGAACACGCTCGCGTCGTCTGCCCGCACGACTGCCCCGACACCTGTGCGATGCGCGTGACGGTCGAGGCCGGTCGCGCGATCAAGGTCTTCGCGGATCCCGAGCACCCTCCTACGCAAGGTGCGCTATGCACGAAGGTCAGCCGCTATGCGGAGCGCGTGCATCATCCGCAGAGATTGACGGCACCCATGAAGCGCGTCGGCCGGAAGGGCGAAGGCCACTTTGAGCCGATCAGCTGGGACGAGGCGTTCCAGCTCGCTGCTCGCCGCCTCTCGGAGATTGCGGGCCGCGCGCCCGAAGCGATCCTCCCGTACAGCTACGCCGGCACGATGGGGCTGGTTCAAGGGGACAGCATTGCGCAGCGGTTCTTCCACAAGCTCGGCGCATCGCAACTGGATCGCACGATTTGCGCGGCCGCCGGCGCGGCCGGGCTGAAGTACACCTATGGCGCGAGCCTTGGCATGCTCACCGAGTTTTTTGACGAGAGCGAAGTCATCCTGATCTGGGGTTCGAATCCCATCGCGTCGAACCTACATTTCTGGACACGCGCCCAGCAGGCCAAGCGTCGCGGTGCACGGCTGATCGCGATCGATCCGTACCGCTCCCTGACGGCTGAAAAATGCCATCAGCACATCGCCCTGAAACCCGGCACCGACGGCGCATTGGCGCTCGGCATGATCAATGTGTTGATCACGGAAAATCTGCTCGATCACGAATACATCGCGGCCTATACGTTAGGCTTCGACCAACTTAAGCCCCGTGCGCTCAGCTACTCGCCGTCGCGTGTTGCCGACATCTGCGGTATTGATGCGAGCGTGATCGTCGATCTTGCGCGACTGTACGGCAGCACGAAAAAAGCTGCGATTCGCATGAACTACGGCCTGCAACGGGTACGTGGCGGCGGTAACGCCGTGCGCGCGATCGCGTGCCTGCCGTCGCTCACGGGTGCGTGGCGCGAGCGAGCGGGTGGTGCGTTGCTGTCGTCGGGTGGGTGGGCGCCGGTTGACTCACATGCGTTGCAGCGGCCGGATCTGATGCCGGGTTGGCCGACCAGGACGAGCCGCGTCATCAATATGAACGCAATCGGCGACGCGTTGCTGCACAAGGGCGACGCGGCATTCGGCCCGAAAATCGAATCTATCGTCGTCTACAATTCGAACCCCGTGGCGGTCGCGCCGGATTCCGAGCGGGTCGCCGCAGGTTTCGCGCGCGAAGATCTGTTCACAATCGTCCTCGAACATTTCCAGACCGACACTGCCGACTACGCCGATCTGCTGCTCCCCGCGACGACCCAACTCGAGCACCTCGACGTCCACAAGTCCTACGGCCATACACACGTAATGGTCAACCTGCCGGCGATCGCCCCGGTCGGCCAAGCGGTTCCGAACACAGAGATTTTCCGCGGCATCGCGCGTCATATGGGGCTCGAGGAGCCGGCGCTATTCGAGAGCGACGAGACCGTTGCACAGGCGGCGTTCAGCTGGCAAGACAGAACGCTCGAAGGCGTCGACTGGGAGAGCCTGAAGAAAACTGGCTGGGCCAGGCTGAACCTGCCCGATGCGCCGTTCGCCGAGGGTGGCTTCCGAACACCGTCCGGCAAATGCGAGTTCTACAGCGAACGCCTCGCACAACAGGGACTCGACCCGCTGCCCGACTATCTGCCGCCGCACGAGTCCGCCGACGGCGCACCTGAACTTGCCGCCCGATATCCGCTGGCCATGATCTCGCCACCGGCCCGCAACTTCCTGAACAGCACGTTCGTGAACGTCGAAAGCCTGCGTTCCACCGAAGGCGAACCGCATCTCGACATGCATCCGGCCGACGCGCAATCGCGAGAGATCGTCAATGGCGATCAAGTGCGTATTTTTAACGATCGCGGCTCGATGCAGGCGCGCGTCCGCGTTACCGATAAGGCACGCGAGGGGCTCGTGGTCGGCCTGTCGATCTGGTGGAAGAAGCTTGCGCCGGACGGCCGCAATGCCAATCAGGTCACCAGCCAGGCGCTCACCGATCTGGGCGGATCGGCAACTTTCTACGACTGCCTGGTCGAAGTCGAGCGCGTCTGA
- a CDS encoding long-chain fatty acid--CoA ligase has translation MDKIWLKSYPPGVPAEIDPTRYSSLGELLEEAFREHRAKPAFVCMDKTISYGELDALSRKLAAWFQSKGLARGTRIAIMMPNVLQYPVAIAAILRAGYVVVNVNPLYTPRELEHQLKDSGAEAIILLENFAVTLQAIVRNTAVKHVVVAAMGDLMGIKGTLVNFVVRKVKKMVPAWSLPGHVKFNTAIAEGGRQKFNPVQQGPNDVAFLQYTGGTTGVAKGATLLHRNLIANVLQSEIWLDPVRANRTDIDQFITVVALPLYHVFALTVCGLLTIRTGGLGVLIPNPRDIPGMIKALEGYAITTIPAVNTLYNAMLNSPDFHKLDFSKLIAANGGGMAVQEAVAKRWYEHTHTPIIEGYGLSETSPCVTCNPVTVTEYSGTIGLPLPSTEISIRDDEGNEVPLGQPGEICIRGPQVMAGYWNRPDETAKVMTSDGFFKSGDVGLMNERGFVKIVDRKKDMILVSGFNVYPNEIEDVVAKLPGVFEVAAVGVPDQHSGEAVKLFVVKKDQALTDADIFAYCKQQLTGYKRPKIVEFRTELPKSNVGKILRRELRDGRA, from the coding sequence ATGGACAAAATCTGGCTGAAATCTTATCCACCCGGCGTTCCCGCAGAGATTGACCCGACCCGCTATTCGTCGCTCGGAGAACTGCTGGAAGAAGCCTTCCGCGAACACCGCGCGAAACCGGCGTTCGTCTGCATGGACAAGACGATCAGCTATGGCGAACTCGACGCGCTTTCGCGCAAGCTGGCAGCCTGGTTCCAGTCGAAGGGCCTTGCCCGCGGTACGCGCATCGCGATCATGATGCCGAACGTGCTGCAATATCCGGTGGCGATTGCCGCTATCCTGCGCGCGGGCTACGTGGTCGTGAACGTGAACCCGCTTTATACCCCACGCGAATTGGAGCATCAGCTCAAGGACAGCGGCGCGGAAGCGATCATTCTGCTCGAGAACTTTGCAGTCACGCTGCAGGCGATCGTACGCAACACCGCGGTCAAGCATGTCGTCGTGGCCGCGATGGGCGATCTGATGGGGATCAAGGGCACGCTTGTGAACTTCGTCGTGCGCAAGGTGAAGAAGATGGTGCCGGCATGGAGTCTGCCAGGTCACGTCAAATTCAATACTGCGATCGCGGAGGGCGGACGCCAGAAATTCAATCCGGTGCAGCAAGGCCCGAACGATGTCGCGTTTCTCCAATATACGGGTGGCACGACAGGCGTGGCCAAGGGTGCGACGCTACTGCATCGGAATCTGATCGCCAATGTGCTGCAGTCGGAGATCTGGCTCGATCCGGTTCGCGCGAATCGCACGGACATCGATCAGTTCATCACCGTCGTTGCATTGCCGCTGTATCACGTATTTGCGCTGACGGTTTGCGGGTTGCTGACCATCCGTACCGGCGGCCTCGGCGTGCTGATTCCGAATCCGCGCGACATTCCGGGCATGATCAAGGCGCTCGAAGGGTATGCGATCACGACAATTCCCGCCGTCAACACGCTGTATAACGCGATGTTGAATAGCCCGGATTTCCATAAGCTCGATTTTTCGAAGCTGATCGCCGCGAACGGTGGCGGAATGGCGGTGCAGGAGGCCGTTGCCAAGCGCTGGTACGAGCATACGCACACGCCGATCATCGAAGGATACGGGTTGTCGGAAACGTCGCCGTGCGTGACCTGCAATCCGGTGACCGTCACGGAATACAGCGGGACAATTGGCTTGCCGCTGCCGTCGACGGAAATCTCGATTCGTGACGACGAAGGCAACGAAGTGCCGCTCGGCCAGCCGGGCGAAATCTGCATCCGCGGTCCGCAGGTCATGGCGGGTTACTGGAACCGGCCCGACGAAACGGCGAAAGTGATGACGTCGGATGGCTTCTTCAAATCGGGCGATGTCGGCCTGATGAACGAACGTGGCTTCGTCAAGATCGTCGACCGTAAGAAGGACATGATTCTCGTGTCGGGTTTCAACGTCTATCCGAACGAAATCGAAGACGTCGTGGCCAAACTGCCGGGTGTGTTCGAAGTCGCCGCGGTCGGTGTACCGGATCAGCATTCCGGCGAAGCGGTGAAGCTGTTTGTCGTGAAGAAGGACCAGGCGCTCACCGACGCCGACATCTTCGCGTACTGCAAGCAGCAGTTGACTGGCTACAAGCGGCCTAAGATCGTCGAATTCCGTACTGAATTGCCGAAGAGCAATGTCGGCAAGATTCTGCGCCGCGAGTTGCGCGACGGGCGAGCATAA
- a CDS encoding porin, with the protein MKKSLLALAALGAFAGVAHAQSSVTLYGIIDEGFNINTNSGGKHLYNLSSGVMQGSRFGLRGTEDLGGGLKAIFVLENGFDVNNGKLGQGGLMFGRQAYVGLSSQFGTVTLGRQYDSVVDYVGPLEAGDQWGGYIAAHPGDIDNFNNAYRTNNTVKYTSVDYGGLKFGGTYSFGGVAGNVTSNQIWSLGAGYNNGPLVLGVGYLNARSPAASGGLFNNGGTAAAPAAAVSSPVYAGFASANTYQVIGAGGAYTFGAATVGVTYSNIRFGNLGASFASPFKGQSATFNNAELNFKYQLTPALLVGAAYDYTRGAEINGNSRAQYHQGAIGVDYFLSKRTDVYVIGVYQHALGDTVNAAGATVDATAGINGLSGSSNQNQLAARVGIRHKF; encoded by the coding sequence ATGAAAAAGTCGCTTCTCGCTCTCGCAGCACTGGGCGCATTCGCAGGCGTCGCACATGCTCAGAGCAGCGTGACCCTGTACGGTATCATTGACGAAGGCTTCAACATCAACACCAACTCGGGTGGCAAGCACCTGTACAACCTGTCCAGCGGCGTTATGCAAGGCTCGCGTTTCGGCCTGCGTGGCACGGAAGATCTGGGCGGCGGTCTGAAGGCAATCTTCGTGTTGGAAAACGGCTTTGACGTGAACAACGGCAAGCTGGGTCAAGGCGGCCTGATGTTCGGTCGTCAAGCTTACGTCGGCCTGTCGAGCCAATTCGGTACGGTCACGCTGGGTCGTCAGTACGACTCCGTCGTCGACTACGTTGGTCCGCTGGAAGCCGGCGACCAGTGGGGCGGCTACATCGCTGCTCACCCGGGCGACATCGACAACTTCAACAACGCATACCGCACGAACAACACGGTCAAGTACACGAGCGTTGACTACGGTGGCCTGAAGTTCGGCGGCACGTACAGCTTCGGCGGCGTTGCTGGCAACGTCACGTCGAACCAGATCTGGTCGTTGGGCGCTGGCTACAACAACGGTCCCCTCGTTCTCGGCGTTGGTTATTTGAACGCACGCAGCCCGGCAGCTTCGGGTGGCCTGTTCAACAACGGCGGTACGGCTGCAGCACCGGCCGCTGCTGTGAGCTCGCCGGTCTACGCTGGCTTCGCATCGGCTAACACGTACCAGGTCATCGGTGCAGGCGGCGCATACACGTTCGGCGCAGCAACGGTCGGCGTGACGTACTCGAACATCCGCTTCGGCAACCTGGGCGCTTCGTTCGCATCGCCGTTCAAGGGCCAGTCGGCTACGTTCAACAACGCGGAACTGAACTTCAAGTATCAGTTGACCCCGGCATTGTTGGTCGGCGCAGCGTATGACTACACCCGCGGCGCGGAAATCAACGGCAACTCGCGTGCTCAGTACCACCAAGGCGCGATCGGCGTGGACTACTTCCTGTCCAAGCGCACGGACGTGTACGTGATCGGTGTGTACCAACACGCTCTGGGCGACACGGTCAACGCAGCAGGCGCTACGGTCGACGCAACGGCAGGCATCAACGGCCTGTCGGGTTCGTCGAACCAGAACCAACTCGCAGCTCGCGTCGGTATCCGCCACAAGTTCTAA
- the coq7 gene encoding 2-polyprenyl-3-methyl-6-methoxy-1,4-benzoquinone monooxygenase, translating into MFLDELISEFDRGLRSMTGVSRMSRPLPVPHESAVTDAAPELSPAERAHSAGLMRVNHVGEVCAQALYQAQKLATKSPSLRVVFNRAAIEEEDHLAWTSRRLEALDSRPSLLNPLWYAGALAIGLAAGRMGDRVSLGFMAETERQVEQHLDSHLEQLPAADRESRAIVEQMRVDEVEHGKAAMDAGGVELPFPARALMRAVSKVMTRTAYYI; encoded by the coding sequence ATGTTTCTGGATGAGTTGATTAGCGAGTTTGATCGGGGTTTACGCTCAATGACCGGTGTGTCGCGAATGAGTCGCCCGCTGCCGGTTCCGCACGAATCCGCGGTGACGGATGCGGCGCCCGAACTCTCGCCGGCCGAGCGTGCACACTCGGCTGGGTTGATGCGCGTGAACCACGTCGGCGAGGTATGCGCCCAGGCGCTCTATCAGGCACAGAAACTTGCGACCAAGTCTCCTTCGTTGCGTGTCGTGTTCAATCGCGCTGCGATCGAGGAGGAGGATCATCTCGCTTGGACTTCCAGGCGGCTCGAAGCCCTCGATTCGCGTCCCAGTCTGCTGAACCCGCTGTGGTATGCCGGCGCGCTGGCAATCGGCCTCGCGGCAGGGCGCATGGGCGACCGTGTCAGCCTCGGCTTCATGGCCGAAACCGAGCGTCAGGTGGAGCAGCATCTCGATAGCCATCTGGAACAACTGCCGGCAGCCGACCGGGAGTCACGCGCGATCGTCGAGCAGATGCGCGTGGACGAGGTGGAGCATGGCAAGGCCGCCATGGACGCCGGCGGGGTCGAGTTGCCATTCCCCGCGCGCGCGCTCATGCGCGCCGTGTCGAAAGTCATGACTCGCACTGCCTATTACATATAA
- the mraZ gene encoding division/cell wall cluster transcriptional repressor MraZ has protein sequence MFQGASALTLDAKGRMSIPSRYRDALQTQAEGRVTITKHPDGCLLLFPRPEWEIFRDKVDKLPMNATWWKRIFLGNAMDVDMDGAGRVLVSPELRTAGGLEKEVTLLGMGRHFELWDAQTYAAKEQAAMAEGMPDALKDFTF, from the coding sequence GTGTTCCAAGGGGCGTCGGCGCTGACGCTCGATGCGAAAGGGCGGATGTCTATTCCCTCTCGGTATCGGGATGCGCTGCAAACACAGGCAGAGGGCCGGGTGACGATCACCAAGCACCCGGACGGCTGCCTGTTGCTCTTTCCGCGCCCGGAGTGGGAAATCTTTCGCGACAAGGTCGACAAGCTGCCCATGAACGCGACCTGGTGGAAGCGCATTTTTCTCGGCAATGCAATGGACGTCGATATGGACGGCGCAGGGCGCGTGCTCGTGTCGCCGGAATTGCGCACGGCCGGCGGTTTGGAAAAAGAAGTGACCTTGCTCGGCATGGGTCGTCACTTCGAGTTATGGGATGCACAAACTTATGCCGCGAAGGAACAGGCGGCAATGGCAGAGGGCATGCCCGACGCCCTGAAAGATTTCACGTTCTGA
- the rsmH gene encoding 16S rRNA (cytosine(1402)-N(4))-methyltransferase RsmH — translation MAPAMGNELQHRTVLLEEAVQALVTRADGVYVDGTFGRGGHSRLVLEKLGESGRLIAFDKDPLAIATAQQITDPRFGIVHESFASLRTAIAERGVGRVSGVLLDLGVSSPQVDDPERGFSFRADGPLDMRMDPTRGESAADWLARATVQELTEVIRDYGEERFAFQIAKALVARRAESDRLGPLVSTGELAQIVANVVKTREKGKDPATRTFQAIRIHINQELAELQVVLEAALSLLEQGGRLVVISFHSLEDRIVKRFMQAHASTPAVDRRLPIRAVDLPSPPLKIIGRVFASDAEVAANPRARSAVMRVAERIAP, via the coding sequence ATGGCGCCTGCGATGGGAAATGAATTGCAGCATCGCACGGTGCTGCTGGAAGAAGCGGTTCAAGCGCTGGTCACACGCGCGGACGGCGTGTATGTGGACGGCACGTTCGGGCGCGGTGGTCATAGCCGGCTGGTGTTGGAGAAGCTGGGTGAGTCGGGGCGTCTGATCGCTTTCGACAAAGACCCGCTCGCCATCGCCACGGCTCAGCAGATCACGGATCCGCGCTTTGGCATCGTGCACGAGAGTTTTGCTTCACTGCGCACCGCGATTGCGGAGCGCGGCGTAGGACGGGTGTCGGGCGTTTTGCTGGATCTGGGCGTGTCGTCGCCGCAAGTCGACGATCCGGAGCGGGGCTTCAGCTTCCGCGCCGACGGCCCGCTCGATATGCGGATGGACCCGACGCGCGGCGAATCGGCTGCTGACTGGCTGGCGCGGGCCACGGTGCAGGAATTGACGGAGGTGATACGAGATTATGGGGAAGAACGGTTTGCTTTTCAGATTGCAAAGGCGCTTGTTGCTCGCCGGGCAGAGTCCGACCGTCTTGGGCCTCTCGTCAGCACGGGCGAGCTTGCCCAAATCGTGGCTAACGTCGTCAAAACCCGTGAGAAGGGCAAGGATCCGGCAACCCGCACCTTTCAAGCTATACGGATTCACATCAATCAAGAGCTTGCGGAGCTGCAAGTCGTTTTAGAAGCAGCGTTGTCGCTGTTGGAGCAAGGGGGGCGGCTGGTGGTCATCAGCTTTCATTCGCTCGAGGATCGGATCGTCAAGCGATTCATGCAGGCGCACGCCAGTACGCCTGCGGTGGATCGCCGTCTGCCGATTCGCGCAGTCGATCTGCCGAGCCCTCCGCTCAAGATCATCGGCCGCGTGTTCGCGAGCGACGCTGAAGTCGCCGCGAACCCGCGCGCCCGTTCTGCCGTGATGCGCGTGGCGGAGCGGATCGCGCCATGA
- the ftsL gene encoding cell division protein FtsL codes for MNRLNIFLLMIVMGCALSVVNATNQQRQIFIQLQRAQSQERQLQQDYSQLQYQQSALSKTSRIEQIATDSLKMQSVTTGRTQYLTLDPGAAKAEDAPIPTSGPASAPVATRRGGVR; via the coding sequence ATGAACCGCCTCAATATCTTCCTGCTGATGATCGTGATGGGCTGCGCCTTGTCTGTCGTCAACGCGACCAATCAGCAGCGTCAGATCTTTATCCAGTTGCAGCGCGCTCAATCGCAGGAGCGCCAGCTGCAGCAGGACTATTCGCAACTTCAATATCAGCAGAGCGCGTTGTCGAAAACGTCGCGCATCGAGCAGATCGCCACTGATTCCCTGAAGATGCAATCGGTTACGACCGGCCGTACCCAGTACCTCACGCTCGATCCGGGCGCGGCAAAGGCTGAAGATGCGCCGATCCCGACTTCCGGCCCAGCCTCGGCGCCGGTGGCGACCCGTCGCGGAGGCGTGCGATGA
- a CDS encoding penicillin-binding protein 2 — translation MKKSSARKSVAFSANPILSVRLPMWRSKLVVFMLFMAFVALTARAFWIQGPGNAFYQKQGEIRYQRRLELPATRGKILDRNGLVLATSLPVRAIWAIPESVPDDLGADKLTSLGKLLGMTNKELRAKLSEDKTFVYVKRQVPVDIAEKVTGLDIPGIYARDEYKRFYPEGEITAHLIGFTNVEDEGQEGVELGDQKLLAGMSGSRRVIKDRMGHIIEDVDEQVVPHNGQDVDLSIDSKIQYIAYTNLKAAVEKFKAKAGAAMVIDVRTGEVLALVNYPTYNPNDRSHLTGDQLRNRILTDTFEPGSIMKPFTVSLALDLHRVTPTTLVDTGGGRFVLDGAPITDDSAFGVLTVGGVIQKSSNIGATKIAMQLKPEEMWNMYTSIGLGQAPKVGFPGAAAGRLRPWKGWRRIEQATMSYGYGLSVSLFQLGRAYTAIAHDGEIMPVSIFRTPGDQPATGPQIFAPTTAREVRAMLETVTAPGGTSPDAAVPGYRVGGKSGTAYKHGAHGYDHSKYRASFVGMAPMPNPRIVVAVSVDEPTAGSHFGGQVSGPVFSAIVGDTLRSLNVPPDMPVKQMVVSDDLAPAAPGAPATPATAKKLSTSAGAKKMTISANAKSHPGVVR, via the coding sequence ATGAAAAAATCGTCGGCTCGCAAGAGCGTGGCTTTCTCGGCCAATCCGATCCTGTCGGTGCGCCTGCCGATGTGGCGCTCCAAGCTCGTCGTGTTCATGCTGTTCATGGCGTTCGTCGCGCTCACCGCGCGCGCGTTCTGGATTCAGGGCCCGGGCAACGCGTTCTATCAGAAGCAGGGTGAAATCCGCTATCAGCGCCGCCTCGAATTGCCGGCCACGCGCGGCAAGATTCTCGATCGCAACGGGCTCGTGCTGGCCACGAGTTTGCCGGTGCGCGCGATCTGGGCTATCCCCGAATCGGTGCCGGACGACCTCGGCGCCGACAAGCTGACTTCGCTCGGCAAATTGCTCGGCATGACGAACAAGGAGCTGCGCGCCAAGCTGTCGGAGGACAAAACCTTCGTCTATGTGAAGCGCCAGGTGCCGGTGGACATCGCGGAAAAAGTCACGGGGCTCGACATCCCAGGCATTTACGCGCGCGACGAGTACAAGCGCTTCTATCCGGAAGGCGAGATCACGGCCCACCTGATCGGCTTCACCAACGTGGAAGACGAAGGCCAGGAAGGCGTCGAACTCGGCGACCAGAAGCTGCTCGCCGGCATGTCGGGCAGCCGCCGCGTGATCAAGGACCGCATGGGCCACATCATCGAGGACGTGGACGAGCAGGTCGTGCCGCACAACGGCCAGGACGTGGATCTTTCGATCGACAGCAAGATTCAGTACATCGCTTATACGAACCTGAAGGCGGCCGTCGAAAAATTCAAGGCGAAGGCCGGCGCGGCGATGGTGATCGACGTGCGTACCGGTGAAGTGCTGGCGCTCGTGAATTACCCCACGTACAACCCGAACGACCGTTCCCACCTGACCGGCGACCAGTTGCGCAATCGCATCCTGACCGACACGTTCGAGCCCGGCTCGATCATGAAGCCGTTCACGGTCTCGCTCGCGCTCGATCTGCACCGCGTCACGCCGACTACACTGGTTGATACAGGCGGCGGCCGCTTCGTGCTCGACGGTGCGCCGATTACCGACGACAGCGCGTTCGGCGTGCTGACGGTGGGCGGCGTGATCCAGAAGTCGAGCAACATCGGCGCGACGAAGATCGCCATGCAGCTCAAGCCCGAAGAGATGTGGAACATGTACACCAGCATCGGTCTCGGCCAGGCGCCGAAGGTCGGCTTCCCGGGCGCGGCGGCGGGCCGTCTGCGTCCGTGGAAGGGCTGGCGCCGTATCGAACAGGCGACCATGTCGTATGGCTACGGTCTGTCGGTGTCGCTGTTCCAGTTGGGCCGCGCTTACACCGCGATTGCGCATGACGGCGAAATCATGCCGGTATCGATCTTCCGCACGCCTGGCGATCAGCCGGCCACCGGCCCGCAAATCTTCGCGCCGACCACGGCTCGCGAAGTGCGCGCCATGCTCGAAACCGTCACGGCGCCGGGCGGCACGTCGCCGGATGCGGCGGTGCCGGGCTATCGCGTCGGCGGCAAGAGCGGTACGGCGTACAAGCACGGCGCGCACGGTTACGACCACTCCAAGTATCGCGCGTCGTTCGTCGGCATGGCGCCGATGCCGAATCCGCGCATCGTCGTGGCCGTTTCGGTCGACGAGCCGACGGCGGGAAGCCACTTCGGTGGTCAGGTGTCGGGTCCGGTGTTCTCGGCGATCGTCGGCGATACGTTGCGTTCGTTGAATGTGCCGCCGGACATGCCGGTCAAGCAGATGGTGGTGTCCGACGACTTGGCCCCGGCCGCGCCGGGCGCGCCCGCCACGCCAGCCACGGCCAAGAAACTTTCCACCAGCGCCGGCGCCAAGAAGATGACGATTTCCGCGAACGCGAAAAGCCACCCGGGAGTCGTGCGATGA
- a CDS encoding UDP-N-acetylmuramoyl-L-alanyl-D-glutamate--2,6-diaminopimelate ligase, with product MSALREKHPEQRQIADALNWLHAHVQPGAHLHADTRSLAAGDAFFAYAVDGADNRPFISGALERGAAAVLVQPEGFSGAIDPSNTLAVPALNELAGSIASGWYDDPSDSMLTVGVTGTNGKTSCSQWISAALTALGTRCAIIGTLGTGLPGQLVHTGFTTPDAPQLQRSLAQLRDAGAQAVAMEVSSHALHQGRVNGTAFDIAVFTNLTQDHLDYHGTFEAYEAAKARLFAWPELRAAVINRDDAAGRRLLASTQGHARTIAYGLGDLQKDAPQADALLLASNVRATATGTAFHLNTSDWGNAEVEVQTLGAFNVSNLLGVLGALLAADVPFEAALAELAKLESVNGRMQRLGGRLQNDEPLVVIDYAHTPDALEKTLEALRPMATARGGELICMFGCGGDRDATKRPLMGAIAEKIADGVVVTSDNPRSEDPQSIIEQIAAGMKDASKARRIEDRASAILQAIRSAAREDVIVLAGKGHEATQEIMGKKRAFSDQDHARLALAARATHARGGGE from the coding sequence ATGAGCGCGCTGCGCGAGAAGCATCCCGAGCAGCGGCAAATCGCCGACGCCCTCAACTGGCTGCACGCTCACGTGCAGCCAGGCGCACATCTGCACGCCGACACGCGCTCGCTTGCGGCCGGCGACGCGTTTTTCGCCTACGCAGTGGACGGCGCGGACAACCGCCCGTTCATCTCGGGTGCGCTCGAACGTGGCGCCGCCGCCGTGCTGGTTCAGCCCGAGGGTTTCAGCGGTGCGATCGATCCGTCGAACACGCTCGCCGTGCCGGCGTTGAACGAACTCGCGGGTTCGATCGCAAGCGGCTGGTACGACGATCCGAGCGACAGCATGCTGACGGTCGGCGTCACCGGCACGAACGGCAAGACGTCGTGCAGCCAGTGGATCTCGGCGGCGTTGACCGCGCTCGGCACGCGTTGCGCGATCATCGGCACGCTCGGCACGGGTCTGCCCGGCCAACTGGTGCACACCGGCTTTACGACGCCCGACGCACCGCAACTGCAACGCAGCCTCGCGCAGTTGCGCGACGCGGGCGCGCAGGCGGTCGCCATGGAGGTGTCATCGCACGCGCTACACCAGGGGCGCGTGAACGGCACGGCGTTCGACATCGCCGTGTTCACGAATCTCACGCAAGACCATCTCGACTACCACGGCACGTTCGAAGCCTACGAAGCCGCGAAGGCCCGCCTCTTCGCCTGGCCGGAACTGCGCGCGGCCGTGATCAATCGCGACGACGCGGCCGGCCGCCGTTTGCTCGCCAGCACGCAAGGCCACGCGCGCACGATCGCCTACGGGTTGGGCGACCTGCAAAAAGACGCACCGCAAGCCGACGCATTGCTGCTCGCATCGAATGTGCGCGCAACCGCAACGGGCACCGCGTTCCATCTGAACACTTCTGACTGGGGCAATGCCGAAGTCGAAGTGCAGACGCTCGGCGCGTTCAACGTGAGCAATCTGCTCGGCGTGCTGGGCGCGTTGCTTGCCGCCGACGTGCCTTTCGAAGCCGCACTGGCCGAACTGGCGAAGCTCGAATCGGTGAACGGCCGCATGCAGCGTTTGGGTGGCCGCTTGCAGAACGACGAGCCGCTCGTCGTGATCGATTACGCGCACACGCCGGATGCGCTGGAAAAAACCCTCGAAGCGCTGCGCCCGATGGCAACCGCACGCGGCGGCGAACTGATCTGCATGTTCGGCTGCGGCGGCGACCGCGACGCGACCAAGCGTCCGCTGATGGGCGCGATCGCCGAGAAGATCGCCGACGGCGTGGTCGTGACCAGCGACAACCCGCGCAGCGAAGATCCGCAATCGATCATCGAGCAGATCGCGGCGGGTATGAAGGACGCGTCGAAGGCGCGCCGTATCGAGGACCGCGCAAGCGCGATCCTGCAAGCGATCCGCAGCGCCGCGCGCGAAGACGTCATCGTGCTGGCCGGCAAAGGGCACGAAGCAACACAGGAAATCATGGGTAAGAAACGCGCTTTCTCCGATCAGGATCACGCTCGCCTCGCGCTGGCCGCGCGCGCGACGCACGCACGCGGAGGTGGCGAATGA